From Kwoniella shandongensis chromosome 2, complete sequence, the proteins below share one genomic window:
- a CDS encoding ATP-dependent RNA helicase FAL1, with translation MAGINTGDEKLVFESSEAVSVAPTFEALNLKEDLLRGIYAYNFEKPSAIQQRAIIPIMRGRDVIAQAQSGTGKTATFSISMLQSIDTNLRETQALVLSPTRELAVQIQTVVLALGDYMNVSCHACIGGTSVGEDIRKLEAGQQVVSGTPGRVFDMIRRRNLRTKDIKMLILDESDELLNKGFKDQIYDIYRYLPPATQVVVVSATLPHDVLEMTTKFMTDPIRILVKRDELTLEGIKQFFVAVEKEDWKFDTLCDLYDTLTITQAVIFCNTRRKVDWLTEKMREANFTVSSMHGEMVQKERDAIMAEFRGGQSRVLITTDVWARGIDVQQVSLVINYDLPSSRENYLHRIGRSGRFGRKGVAINFVTVEDVRILRDIEQYYSTQIDEMPMNVTELT, from the exons ATGGCTGGAATTAACAC AGGCGACGAGAAGCTCGTTTTCGAGTCTTCCGAGGCTGTCTCGGTG GCTCCTACCT TCGAGGCACTCAACTTGAAAGAAGATCTTCTTAGAGGTATCTACGCATACAACTTTGAGAAGCCCTCTGCTATTCAACAACGTGCCATCATCCCTATTATgcgaggacgagatgtgaTCGCTCAAGCTCAGTCTGGTACCGGTAAAACcgccaccttctccatctcaaTGTTACAGTCCATCGACACCAACTTGCGAGAAACCCAGGCGTTGGTTCTTTCCCCCACTCGAGAGTTGGCGGTGCAGATCCAGACTGTCGTGTTGGCTTTGGGAGACTACATGAACGTGTCTTGTCACGCATGTATCGGTGGAACTAGCGTCGGAGAGGACATCCGAAAACTCGAGGCCGGACAACAGGTCGTTTCTGGTACTCCTGGTCGAGTCTTCGATATGATCCGTCGACGAAACCTCCGAACCAAGGACATCAAG ATGCTCATTCTCGACGAGTCCGACGAATTGCTCAACAAGGGTTTCAAGGACCAGATCTACGACATTTACAGATATCTCCCTCCTGCCACCcaagtcgtcgtcgtctccgCTACTCTCCCTCACGATGTTCTCGAGATGACAACAAAGTTCATGACCGACCCCATCAGGATCTTGGTCAAGCGTGATGAGTTGACCCTCGAGGGTATCAAGCAATTCTTCGTAGccgtcgagaaggaggactgGAAGTTTGACACATTGTGTGATTTGTATGACAC CCTTACAATCACACAAGCCGTCATCTTCTGCAACACCCGACGCAAGGTCGACTGGTTGACCGAAAAGATGCGAGAAGCCAACTTCACCGTCAGCAGCATGCACGGAGAGATGGTTCAAAAGGAACGAGATGCGATCATGGCCGAGTTCCGAGGTGGTCAAAGTCGAGTTTTGATCACTACCGATGTCTGGGCGAGAGGTATCGACGTCCAACAAGTCTCCCTGGTCATCAACTACGATTTGCCCTCGTCTCGTGAGAACTACTTGCACAGAATAGGTCGAAGTGGTCGATTCGGCCGAAAGGGTG TTGCGATCAACTTTGTCACGGTTGAGGATGTCAGAATCCTCCGAGATATCGAGCAGTATTACTCTACTC AAATCGACGAAATGCCCATGAACGTTACCGAGCTCACATGA